From the Blastopirellula marina genome, one window contains:
- a CDS encoding type II secretion system protein, whose product MTSRPRACHRGFTLVELLVVITIIGILAGLALVGVRAAVTTAQSTAMKVEVNNIATALDLYKQNNGAYPPDGNTVALTAAERETAFNRHLAKLFPQRSLKYDNPSSTNATDKANAVARIKQAGTDHNIVNTATTSSDPYQIDELDPTEAYVLFLMGFSPDVEQPLTGSGERTPLFEFDQARLVDDDDDGWWSYHPDFTETLYVYFNNKTYDDGATTPLVAEMDFTGSRQGEGKARPYATLKPNGTAAWAEDDKFQLICAGLDGHFGSYVDADEMKMYPSGIADTSAAPTSVDYSLEDFDNIVNFGEAATLESDTDL is encoded by the coding sequence ATGACATCCCGTCCACGCGCATGCCATCGTGGCTTTACCCTCGTCGAACTGCTGGTGGTCATCACCATCATCGGCATCCTGGCTGGCCTCGCCCTGGTCGGTGTCCGGGCCGCCGTTACTACGGCGCAAAGTACCGCCATGAAGGTTGAAGTCAACAACATCGCCACGGCGCTTGACCTCTACAAGCAAAACAACGGTGCCTATCCGCCGGATGGCAACACGGTCGCTCTGACCGCGGCCGAACGCGAAACGGCTTTTAATCGTCATCTGGCCAAGCTGTTTCCTCAGCGAAGCTTGAAGTACGACAACCCAAGCTCGACGAACGCGACCGACAAAGCCAATGCCGTGGCCCGGATCAAGCAGGCCGGCACCGATCACAACATTGTTAATACAGCGACCACCAGTTCCGATCCCTATCAAATTGATGAGCTTGATCCTACCGAAGCTTACGTGCTGTTCCTGATGGGCTTCAGCCCAGACGTCGAGCAGCCCCTAACTGGCTCCGGTGAACGCACCCCGCTGTTTGAGTTCGACCAGGCCCGTTTGGTCGACGACGACGACGACGGCTGGTGGTCGTACCATCCAGACTTCACCGAAACGCTTTATGTCTACTTCAACAACAAAACCTACGACGACGGTGCCACTACGCCGCTAGTCGCTGAAATGGACTTCACCGGATCACGTCAGGGGGAAGGCAAAGCACGTCCTTACGCCACGCTGAAACCCAATGGTACTGCTGCCTGGGCGGAGGACGACAAATTCCAGCTGATTTGTGCCGGACTTGATGGTCATTTCGGTAGCTATGTCGACGCCGACGAAATGAAGATGTACCCATCCGGCATCGCTGACACGAGTGC